From a region of the Panicum virgatum strain AP13 chromosome 2K, P.virgatum_v5, whole genome shotgun sequence genome:
- the LOC120695291 gene encoding signal peptidase complex catalytic subunit SEC11A-like yields the protein MDSGAIRRRLGPRRALSQLILLGVLLAHALMAYTAVKAATGAEFTSRVVLSGSMEPAFERGDLLLFRKGGGGDPIRAGDVVLFKPAHGDMPVVHRVIQLHERRDDGGGGVDILTKGDNNGVDDSELLYDQPWLHRHHVMAKAVGYLPNAGFSGGGWPLEQ from the coding sequence ATGGACAGCGGCGCGATCCGCCGGCGCCTCGGCCCACGGCGCGCCCTGTCCCAGCTCATCCTGCTCGGCGTGCTGCTGGCGCACGCGCTGATGGCCTACACGGCGGTGAAGGCGGCGACCGGGGCGGAGTTCACCTCGAGGGTGGTCCTGTCCGGCAGCATGGAGCCGGCGTTCGAGCGGGGCGACCTCCTGCTCTTccgcaagggcggcggcggcgaccccaTCCGAGCAGGCGACGTGGTCCTGTTCAAGCCGGCGCACGGCGACATGCCGGTCGTCCACCGCGTCATCCAGCTCCACGAGCGGCgagatgacggcggcggcggcgtcgacatCCTGACGAAAGGGGACAACAATGGCGTCGACGATTCTGAGTTATTGTACGACCAGCCGTGGCTGCACCGTCACCATGTCATGGCGAAGGCGGTCGGGTACCTGCCTAACGCTGGATTCTCTGGAGGTGGTTGGCCTTTGGAACAATAG
- the LOC120676226 gene encoding receptor-like kinase TMK3, translating to MATAGAVVDRLLRRLAADARRLELPPNIEEDAAHVGRTLARFQDVLVSMEMRYFRIGTDAQEWMERIRQIAYDMEDLLDEFADPRGTTRSPKSGSWIAKAASFCSATPFFLHISRSERMKCIRRKLDISTEDSLIYSLMQRSSYDLKPSYNKNEVFDAAAVIGRDNDKKIIKSLLMQDHADKLAIIPIVGPAGSGKTTLARLVFHDKTGGEWNPELRIWVHLDKKLELNKIAQDIISQAYEMENIMVPEITSDDQIRYNRQLIKNRLGEILHDKSSLIVLDDMYSTDKIQLAELKDMLRGKNKCTKIIVTTSSETTAELVHSIAPYKLGHLSEDDCWKIFSQKAFSNPDENRSLVETGKQIVKICEGMPGIAYSLGSVMCNRDDGSWLWARDKEIWELEKRFSSGLKILAPFSELYYNMPSTLKLCFGYLSIFPKGSTIDKDKLVQQWMALDMVGSKHGTLPAHVHGEMYIQELLSMFFLRIQEMPSGTGISHTNGPVVVQMHNLVHAFANYVAGNDLIILDAGDLSNGPSAGEKISYNYVVVKNDAGQSTPKKELLTKARAVSFKNCSASKFLADAISELKHLRVLDLTRCHIVELPSAIGGLKHLRYLDCSGLKIRKLPNQMSSLRNLEALVLSESYLEECPTFVGSYLKLTYLNLQGCHKLQTLPPTLGDLKRLQYLNLSDCPGVSKVLEYLCGLHKLRTLDLSGFTELQQFPHLFAGLTNLEDLNLSGCSRLDILPESFGNLVSLRFLNLSGCSELQQLPESIIGLVNLQYLNLAQVHLELPKYLSKLERLHTLDITGYRLQVSPVAAAAFSSIIQNMPNLKLLLTDDSNIENYTSQHIQWSTDVGKQSFQIRNIVKTGESPCAPEGAKLVQMQTSPYPLLEANSHEKVNKGTQEEITEVEVSSTGGQCPESSAGPSSKLASWNEVALNNSGSHSPAASALLYPWSKGEILESVNVKAFTFKELRKATNNFTPESKLGVGTFGATYKGYIKKTSLSRAKAGQEMIVAVKKGSRCVGHQEWLASVKYIGQLSHPRLVKLIGYCLEDEQPLLVYEYMSRGSLDNHLFRRGGEAFPTRKQNEGDSETLPWNTRMKIALGAAEGLKFLQSQDAQIILHYFNTTNVLLDANYETKIFDFGLVEHNWMGGPAEAVVLKYIAPEYIATGHAHARSHVYSFGVVLLELLSGKRAWNTNGPLHQMDLVNWARPYLEKGWPLIRRIVDSSLGLDYSLPGAEKAAKLAYRCLSGDPRRRPSMDEVVEVLEQLQDAKKTEKKTSLSYGSKGKTRGERSSASKNKGISQWLKGSRLKQQGGMDSKPAPTTGSLS from the exons AtggccaccgccggagcagTCGTGGACCGGCTGCTTCGCCGGCTGGCTGCAGATGCTCGCCGGCTGGAGCTACCCCCAAACATAGAAGAGGATGCGGCGCATGTGGGGCGAACGTTAGCGAGGTTTCAAGATGTGCTGGTAAGCATGGAGATGCGGTATTTCAGGATCGGTACGGATGCGCAGGAATGGATGGAGAGGATCAGGCAGATTGCCTATGACATGGAGGATCTACTGGATGAATTTGCAGACCCTAGAGGCACCACCAGATCCCCAAAGAGTGGCTCCTGGATTGCCAAG GCAGCGTCATTCtgttcagcaactccatttTTCTTGCATATTAGTAGATCAGAAAGAATGAAGTGTATCAGAAGAAAGTTAGATATCTCGACAGAAGATTCTCTCATATATAGTTTGATGCAGCGCAGTTCGTATGATCTCAAGCCATCCTATAACAAGAACGAAGTGTTTGATGCAGCTGCAGTTATTGGAAGAGataatgataaaaaaattaTCAAAAGTTTGCTCATGCAAGATCACGCTGATAAGTTGGCCATCATTCCTATAGTTGGCCCTGCAGGGTCAGGGAAAACGACTCTGGCAAGGTTAGTTTTTCATGACAAGACCGGAGGAGAGTGGAACCCTGAACTACGCATATGGGTCCATTTGGACAAGAAGTTGGAGCTTAATAAAATTGCTCAGGATATAATCTCGCAAGCTTATGAAATGGAGAACATTATGGTTCCAGAGATCACCTCAGATGATCAAATTCGATACAATCGACAGCTTATAAAGAATCGTCTTGGAGAAATTCTTCATGACAAAAGCTCTCTAATTGTCTTGGATGACATGTATAGCACAGATAAAATCCAGCTGGCCGAACTAAAGGACATGTTGAGGGGAAAAAACAAGTGTACCAAGATCATCGTGACCACTTCAAGTGAAACAACTGCAGAGTTAGTGCATTCTATTGCACCTTATAAGCTGGGCCATTTATCTGAAGATGATTGTTGGAAAATATTTTCTCAAAAAGCATTTAGTAATCCAGATGAAAACAGAAGCCTCGTTGAAACTGGGAAGCAAATTGTGAAAATCTGTGAAGGCATGCCAGGGATAGCGTATTCTCTTGGTTCAGTGATGTGTAACAGGGATGACGGTTCCTGGTTATGGGCAAGGGATAAGGAAATATGGGAATTAGAGAAAAGATTTTCAAGTGGTCTTAAAATACTTGCGCCATTTAGTGAACTGTATTACAATATGCCATCGACACTGAAGTTATGCTTTGGATATTTGTCAATCTTCCCCAAGGGATCAACAATTGATAAGGATAAACTTGTTCAACAGTGGATGGCACTAGATATGGTTGGGTCCAAGCATGGAACCTTACCTGCTCATGTTCATGGAGAGATGTACATTCAGGAACTTCTATCAATGTTCTTCCTTCGAATTCAAGAGATGCCCTCG GGTACTGGAATCAGTCACACCAATGGTCCCGTGGTGGTCCAAATGCATAATCTGGTACACGCTTTTGCAAACTATGTCGCTGGTAACGACCTCATAATTCTGGATGCTGGAGACCTGTCAAATGGCCCTTCAGCAGGTGAAAAGATCAGTTACAACTATGTGGTGGTGAAGAATGACGCTGGACAATCAACACCCAAGAAAGAGTTGCTCACCAAGGCAAGAGCAGTATCATTCAAAAACTGTTCGGCATCGAAGTTTCTTGCAGATGCGATTTCGGAACTGAAACACTTACGTGTCTTAGATCTTACTCGTTGTCATATTGTGGAATTACCAAGTGCCATTGGCGGTTTGAAACATCTGAGGTACCTTGACTGTTCTGGCCTAAAGATCCGTAAATTACCAAACCAGATGAGTAGTTTACGAAACCTTGAGGCCTTGGTTCTCTCAGAATCTTATCTTGAGGAGTGTCCCACATTTGTTGGTTCTTATCTGAAGTTAACATATCTGAACCTACAAGGATGTCACAAACTTCAAACCTTgcctccaacacttggtgatCTCAAAAGACTACAATATCTTAACCTTTCAGACTGTCCTGGAGTTAGTAAAGTACTAGAATATCTTTGTGGACTCCACAAACTTCGAACCTTGGATCTGTCAGGTTTCACTGAGCTTCAACAGTTTCCTCATTTATTTGCTGGCCTAACAAACTTAGAGGATTTAAACCTGTCAGGTTGTTCTAGGCTGGATATTCTACCAGAATCTTTCGGCAATCTTGTTTCTCTCCGGTTCTTGAACTTATCAGGTTGCTCTGAGCTACAGCAGTTGCCAGAGTCTATTATAGGTCTTGTAAATTTGCAGTATCTGAACCTGGCACAGGTTCACCTTGAGTTGCCCAAGTATCTAAGCAAGCTGGAGAGGCTCCACACGTTGGACATCACTGGATATCGTTTACAAGTGTCACCAGTCGCAGCTGCAGCATTTTCAAGCATAATACAGAATATGCCTAATCTTAAATTGCTCTTGACTGACGATTCTAATATTGAAAATTACACATCCCAGCACATTCAGTGGTCCACAGATGTTGGCAAGCAGTCCTTTcaaatcagaaacattgtaAAAACAGGAGAGTCTCCATGTGCTCCAGAGGGGGCAAAACTGGTGCAAATGCAAACCTCTCCATATCCTCTCCTTGAGGCGAATTCGCATGAAAAAGTAAATAAGGGTACACAGGAG GAGATCACTGAGGTCGAGGTTTCATCTACAGGTGGACAGTGCCCCGAGTCCTCAGCTG GGCCAAGCTCCAAGCTCGCAAGTTGGAATGAAGTAGCATTGAACAACTCCGGTAGCCATAGTCCTGCAGCATCCGCGTTACTCTACCCATGGAGTAAGGGTGAGATTCTGGAGTCAGTGAATGTTAAGGCCTTCACTTTTAAGGAGCTGAGGAAGGCCACGAATAACTTCACGCCAGAATCTAAGCTAGGTGTGGGTACTTTTGGGGCGACATACAAGGGGTACATTAAGAAGACGTCGCTATCCCGAGCTAAAGCAGGCCAAGAGATGATCGTTGCTGTCAAGAAGGGCAGTCGTTGCGTAGGTCATCAAGAGTGGCTG GCTAGTGTTAAGTACATTGGACAGCTGTCACATCCACGCCTTGTAAAGCTCATCGGGTACTGCCTTGAAGACGAACAGCCGCTACTCGTATATGAATACATGTCCCGTGGGAGTTTGGACAATCATCTATTCAGGA GGGGTGGTGAGGCATTTCCCACCCGTAAGCAAAATGAAGGGGATAGTGAGACACTTCCCTGGAACACCCGGATGAAAATTGCCCTTGGAGCGGCAGAGGGGCTGAAATTTCTCCAGAGTCAGGATGCTCAAATCATTCTCCATTACTTCAACACCACTAATGTCCTTCTGGACGCG AATTATGAAACCAAGATTTTTGATTTTGGGCTGGTGGAGCATAATTGGATGGGTGGCCCCGCTGAAGCAGTGGTGCTGAAGTACATCGCCCCAGAATACATTGCAACAG GTCATGCTCACGCCAGGAGCCACGTCTACAGTTTTGGAGTGGTACTCCTAGAATTGTTGTCAGGGAAACGTGCATGGAACACTAACGGGCCGTTACATCAAATGGACCTAGTAAATTGGGCCAGGCCATACCTTGAAAAAGGGTGGCCCCTGATCAGGAGGATCGTGGATTCTAGTCTGGGGTTGGATTATTCGCTTCCCGGGGCCGAGAAGGCTGCAAAACTAGCATACCGATGCCTCTCGGGTGATCCCAGGCGAAGGCCTTCCATGGACGAGGTGGTCGAGGTCCTTGAACAGCTACAGGATGCCAAGAAGACTGAGAAGAAGACATCCCTCAGTTATGGTTCGAAAGGGAAAACGAGGGGGGAGCGCTCATCGGCCAGCAAAAACAAGGGGATTTCCCAGTGGTTAAAAGGCAGCCGGCTCAAACAACAAGGAGGCATGGATTCGAAACCAGCTCCCACCACAGGTTCTCTTTCCTAA
- the LOC120676235 gene encoding uncharacterized protein LOC120676235, producing MIQIRLVNPLKDHSCLLSLFYGLFGLFGAEQGPKEIAVKLVCSFSIIKNISGRAIALSVKVLYDVSSDSRTHGRFAIANGAVRAADVRAAARKRGTVSGLRKGNSRGCIAACQLPKQLQLDHLMLARSPLTIALMTMVMMLRISAEHIDNNIDASNQQSRNSASG from the exons ATGATTCAAATCCGACTGGTGAACCCCCTGAAGGACCATTCGTGCTTGCTATCATTGTTTTACGGCCTATTTGGATT ATTTGGGGCTGAGCAAGGACCGAAGGAGATTGCCGTGAAGCTAGTGTGCAGTTTCAGCATAATCAAGAATATTTCAGGACGAGCAATAGCCTTGTCAGTCAAG GTGTTGTATGATGTGTCTTCTGATTCAAGAACCCATGGGCGTTTTGCAATAGCAAATGGTGCTGTTAGGGCGGCAGATGTGAGGGCTGCTGCAAGGAAGAGGG GGACTGTATCGGGACTTAGGAAAGGAAATTCTAGAGGATGCATTGCAGCCTGCCAGTTGCCCAAGCAATT GCAACTGGATCATCTCATGTTGGCTCGGAGTCCACTAACAATAGCATTGATGACGATGGTCATGATGCTGAGGATCTCGGCAGAACACATTGACAACAACATTGATGCCAGCAACCAGCAGAGCAGAAACAGTGCATCTGGGTAA
- the LOC120695290 gene encoding uncharacterized protein LOC120695290: MYRTWMYTAKKTDIYFRGELNKFIQVAENHTRNEKTQLMHCPCFNCQNLRVFSNPTTIRSHVIVRGFVKDYMVWKQHGETDAPPPPANNPLSQIVEDDDFDRMVSSYFHDGRDDDGVSGSHGDDGDADDVAVSGSHGDDVKCPMDGDSSDDELDDGDFLGQLFRHTKAEVLVASARGLANFEMVKKSVEELIYDRSKGCPKHWTVLRFILELLTLKAKHSWSDGSFNDLLHILAWLLPKPNKVLANTYRAKNLVSPFTMSDPTNVNKGKGNVAKNNSAASVELDDATLVISEKQSRIPSMVMWYLPVSYRLRCFFSNPKDAELMRWWDSDKRKKGDGKLRHPDDARQWKVFDDKYYLEFGNDPINVQFALSMDGMNPFCEKSSTHSTWPVILTMYNLPTWLCQKRKYLLLSVLIQGPKYPGIDIDIFLEPLM, translated from the exons ATGTATAGGACATGGATGTACACTGCAAAAAAGACAGACATCTATTTTCGTGGAGAGCTTAACAAATTCATTCAAGTTGCCGAGAACCACACAAGAAATGAGAAGACACAGCTGATGCATTGTCCATGCTTTAACTGCCAGAATTTGAGAGTATTCAGCAACCCAACTACAATCAGATCGCATGTGATAGTGAGGGGTTTTGTCAAGGACTACATGGTCTGGAAGCAACATGGCGAGACTGATGCTCCACCACCTCCGGCGAATAATCCACTGAGTCAAATCGTAGAGGACGACGATTTTGACAGAATGGTTAGTTCTTATTTTCATGATGGCAGAGATGATGATGGTGTTAGTGGATCccatggtgatgatggtgatgcTGATGATGTTGCGGTTAGTGGATCTCATGGTGATGATGTCAAGTGTCCCATGGATGGtgatagtagtgatgatgaacttgatgatGGTGATTTTCTCGGTCAGTTGTTCCGCCACACTAAAGCGGAGGTATTGGTTGCTAGTGCCCGGGGGTTAGCAAACTTCGAGATGGTGAAAAAATCAGTTGAAGAACTTATTTATGACCGCTCGAAGGGATGCCCGAAACATTGGACCGTGCTTCGTTTCATACTTGAGCTGTTGACTCTGAAGGCTAAGCATAGTTGGTCAGATGGTAGTTTCAATGATCTGCTGCATATCTTGGCTTGGTTACTTCCAAAGCCAAATAAAGTGCTAGCCAACACATACAGAGCAAAGAATCTTGTCAGCCCGTTCACCATGAGT GATCCAACCAATGTGAATAAGGGGAAGGGGAATGTGGCAAAGAATAATAGTGCTGCCTCCGTTGAACTAGATGATGCTACTTTAGTCATTTCTGAGAAGCAGAGCAGAATTCCATCCatggttatgtggtacctcccAGTTTCCTATCGCCTTAGGTGTTTCTTCTCGAACCCAAAGGATGCTGAGCTGATGCGCTGGTGGGATTCAGATAAGCGCAAAAAGGGTGACGGAAAGCTCCGACATCCAGATGATGCTCGACAGTGGAAAGTATTCGATGACAAGTACTATCTGGAATTTGGGAATGACCCAATAAATGTTCAGTTCGCGTTGAGTatggatggaatgaatccgtttTGTGAAAAAAGTAGCACCCACAGCACATGGCCAGTGATACTGACAATGTACAACCTGCCTACATGGCTGTGCCAGAAGAGGAAGTATCTGTTGCTATCCGTGCTTATACAGGGCCCCAAGTATCCTGGCATCGATATAGACATTTTTCTTGAGCCTTTGATGTAA